A section of the Oreochromis aureus strain Israel breed Guangdong linkage group 22, ZZ_aureus, whole genome shotgun sequence genome encodes:
- the rpl14 gene encoding 60S ribosomal protein L14 has product MVFKRFVEIGRVAYVSFGPHAGKLVAIVDVIDQNRALVDGPCTGVRRQSMPFKCMHLTDYVIKIPHSARQKFVRKAWEKAQVNEKWSESSWAKKIEARQKKAKMSDFDRYKVMKAKRMRNKIIKHEVKKLQKEAAKK; this is encoded by the exons ATG GTGTTCAAGCGCTTCGTTGAGATCGGCCGTGTGGCCTACGTCTCGTTCGGACCCCATGCTGGCAAACTGGTGGCCATCGTGGATGTCATTGACCAAAACAGA GCTCTTGTTGATGGTCCCTGCACAGGGGTGAGGAGGCAGTCCATGCCCTTCAAGTGCATGCACCTCACAGACTATGTCATCAAAATTCCCCACAG TGCTCGCCAGAAGTTTGTGAGGAAAGCCTGGGAGAAGGCCCAAGTCAACGAGAAGTGGTCGGAGAGCAGCTGGGCCAAGAAGATCGAGGCAAGACAGAAG AAGGCCAAGATGTCTGACTTCGACCGCTACAAGGTGATGAAGGCCAAGAGAATG AGGAACAAGATAATCAAGCATGAGGTGAAGAAGCTGCAAAAGGAGGCTGCAAAGAAGTGA